A DNA window from Camelina sativa cultivar DH55 chromosome 17, Cs, whole genome shotgun sequence contains the following coding sequences:
- the LOC104758819 gene encoding uncharacterized protein LOC104758819 produces the protein MVFNSATIMAVAEVSTDTWQLIWRVPSSQRINTEQLLDIAVCYPVNQLSRFVLCLWTFMCLPSQDSFYSYTYETLSDSDSSSSDVDDDDRLAFDHNNFYNHRVYYSDHDDDDRSISSFDDDYYDHYSHSD, from the coding sequence ATGGTGTTCAACAGTGCGACGATTATGGCGGTGGCAGAAGTCTCTACCGACACGTGGCAGTTGATATGGAGGGTTCCGTCGTCGCAGAGGATCAATACAGAGCAGCTTCTTGACATAGCTGTTTGCTACCCGGTGAATCAATTGAGTCGTTTCGTTCTCTGTTTATGGACTTTCATGTGTCTTCCTTCTCAAGATTCTTTCTACTCGTACACCTACGAAACTTtatctgattctgattcttcttcttcagatgttgatgatgatgatcgacTTGCTTTTgatcataataatttttataatcatcGTGTTTATTATtctgatcatgatgatgatgatcgatCTATATCGTCGTTTGATGATGACTATTATGATCATTACTCTCATTCagattga
- the LOC104758820 gene encoding protein NDH-DEPENDENT CYCLIC ELECTRON FLOW 5, translating to MALLHSMNVSHSNYPLSRSSKIVLSSSFASLPLQFHKNVKRLESSHPPSASAAASPAFPIDIEYLRREFSGHGATFQDIGETCIAKLKLDNGSSANVVLSRGMVTSYKVRVWHGGKVELLHTWVEQEEEDVVIRGGVSSAFSSSDSDEIINEWRLHGISGDSKDCVQMELRRSDKIIKEIEMKQIISLREETLSIEIFVTNKGSSPVELKGCSLVSYLTVSTPEATFAVGLEGSDFVETAPFLPRFGVVQGEEEEERSGLAGEEESNYKQLNEEMSRIYTYAPKSFTVIDRGRRNSVIVGREGFEEVYMYSPGSRLESYTKSAYVCIGPSSLLSPISLEPGCVWRGVLHLNNPNS from the exons ATGGCTTTGCTTCATTCTATGAATGTTTCACATAGCAATTATCCTTTGAGTAGATCTTCAAAGATTGTTTTGAGCtcatcttttgcttctttgccACTTCAGTTTCATAAAAATGTTAAGCGATTAGAATCTTCTCATCCACCATCAGCTTCAGCAGCAGCATCACCAGCGTTTCCAATTGACATTGAGTATCTCCGGAGAGAGTTCTCTGGCCATGGAGCCACTTTCCAAGATATTg GTGAGACATGTATTGCTAAACTAAAACTGGACAATGGGAGTTCAGCCAATGTTGTGTTGTCACGTGGGATGGTAACTTCATATAAAGTCCGAGTGTGGCACGGTGGCAAAGTGGAGCTTCTCCACACATGGGTggaacaagaggaagaagatgtagTGATACGAGGAGGTGTTTCATCTGCATTTAGTTCATCAGATTCTGATGAGATCATCAATGAATGGAGACTACATGGGATCAGTGGAGATTCAAAGGATTGTGTTCAAATGGAGCTGAGACGAAGTGACAAGATCATTAAAGAGATTGAGATGAAACAGATTATAAGTCTGAGAGAAGAAACACTTAGCATTGAGATTTTTGTGACAAACAAAGGGAGTTCACCAGTTGAGCTTAAGGGTTGTTCACTTGTAAGTTATTTGACAGTGAGTACACCAGAAGCTACATTTGCAGTTGGGCTAGAAGGTTCGGATTTTGTTGAAACGGCTCCGTTTCTACCTCGTTTCGGAGTGGTTCAaggcgaggaagaagaggaaagatcCGGGCTTGCTGGGGAAGAAGAGAGCAACTACAAACAGTTGAATGAAGAGATGAGTAGGATATACACATATGCTCCTAAGAGCTTCACTGTCATTGATAGG GGAAGAAGAAACTCGGTGATAGTGGGAAGAGAAGGGTTTGAAGAAGTGTACATGTACAGTCCAGGTTCTAGACTTGAAAGTTACACAAAGTCTGCTTATGTATGTATTGGACCATCTTCGTTGCTAAGTCCAATCTCTTTGGAACCTGGTTGTGTATGGAGAGGTGTGCTACATCTTAACAATCCTAATTCCTAA
- the LOC104758823 gene encoding probable LRR receptor-like serine/threonine-protein kinase At1g56140 isoform X2 — MTFGVNALSGPLPKEIGLLSELRSLAIGVNNFSGSIPAEIGNCAKLLKIYLGTSGLGGGGIPSSFANLVELEEAWLNDLDITGQIPEFIGKWSKLTILKIHGTGLSGPIPSSFSNLTSLIELHLGDISNGSSSLEFIKGTKSLNILVFRNSNLTGTIPSNIGAFSSLKQVDLSFNKLHGPIPASLFNLSGLTHLFLGNNTFNGSLPTQKSQTLSHIDVSNNDLSGSLPSWVSLPNLNLNLVVNNFTLEGLDKRVLPGLKCLQKNFPCNRGKGIYSDFSINCGGSQIRSVSGAVFESDEEDLGLASFFVSDVQRWAATSVGAYAGKINNVWVVNTLDSDSKLFQTARHSSSSVRYYGLGLENGGYTVTLQFAEILILGSNTWKGLGRRPFDIYVQGRLVEKDFDIRRTVGDSTVRVVRREYKAINVSENYLEIHLFWAGKGSFGIPVLGTYGPLISAVSAKPDFTPTVANRLPQREKFGTGTFVAAIVGIGLLIIFFAGVVLFIIQKSRKRYTDDEELLSMDVKPYTFTYSELKSATQDFDPSNKLGEGGFGSVYKGNLSDGREIAVKVLSVGSRHGKGQFVAEIVTISTVLHRNLVKLYGCCYEGDHRLLVYEYLPNGSLDHALFGHGGKKILHLDWPTRFEICLGVARGLAYLHEEASVCIVHRDVKASNILLDSKLLPKVSDFGLAKLYDDKKTHMSTRVAGTIGYVAPEYAMRGHLTEKTDVYAFGVVALELVSGRPNSDVSLGEEKKYLLEWAWNLHEKSREMELVDPDLIEFNMEEVKRMIGIALLCIQTSYGLRPPMSRVVAMLSGDVEVSDVTSKPGYLTDWRFDDTSSSSFSAFQTKETDTSSSYSTGFVTPRNGDLKQMLGVKINEGR, encoded by the exons AT GACTTTTGGGGTCAATGCCTTGTCTGGCCCCTTGCCCAAGGAAATTGGTTTGCTTTCAGAATTGAGATCGCT TGCTATTGGTGTAAATAACTTTTCCGGTTCTATACCAGCTGAGATTGGGAATTGTGCGAAACTACTGAAAAT ATATCTTGGAACTTCTGGACTGGGTGGTGGGGGAATACCTTCATCATTTGCTAATCTTGTAGAGCTGGAAGAGgc CTGGCTAAACGATCTGGACATCACTGGTCAGATACCAGAATTTATAGGAAAATGGAGTAAACTTACTATCTT GAAAATTCACGGAACTGGTTTGAGTGGTCCGATACCGTCGTCATTTTCCAACTTAACTTCTTTGATAGAATT GCATCTTGGTGATATATCCAATGGAAGCTCTTCTCTTGAATTCATCAAAGGCACGAAATCTCTAAATATTTT AGTATTTAGGAACAGCAATCTCACTGGGACAATACCCTCTAATATCGGGGCCTTCTCAAGTCTGAAACAAGT TGATTTGAGCTTCAACAAACTACATGGACCAATTCCGGCTTCACTTTTCAACTTAAGTGGACTTACTCACTT GTTTCTTGGAAACAACACGTTCAATGGTTCTTTGCCCACTCAAAAGAGCCAGACGTTGAGCCATAT agATGTTTCGAACAATGATTTGTCTGGTAGTCTTCCTTCATGGGTCAGCTTACCAAACCTGAATCT CAACCTTGTTGTTAACAACTTCACCTTGGAAGGTCTAGACAAGAG ggTTTTACCAGGACTGAAGTGCCTGCAGAAGAACTTCCCTTGCAATCGAGGCAAAGGAATCT ATTCTGACTTTTCGATCAACTGCGGAGGATCACAAATACGGTCTGTTAGCGGAGCAGTATTTGAGAGCGATGAGGAGGATCTTGGATTGGCTTCATTTTTCGTGAGTGATGTTCAGAGATGGGCAGCCACTAGTGTAGGAGCTTATGCCGGAAAGATCAATAATGTATGGGTTGTCAACACTTTGGACTCCGACTCAAAGCTTTTTCAGACAGCAAGACATTCTTCATCTTCCGTAAGGTATTATGGGTTGGGGCTAGAAAATGGAGGCTATACCGTAACACTTCAGTTTGCTGAAATACTGATTCTTGGTTCTAACACATGGAAAGGTCTAGGAAGACGACCTTTCGACATTTATGTCCAG GGAAGACTTGTTGAAAAGGATTTTGATATACGTAGAACAGTTGGTGACTCTACTGTCCGAGTAGTTCGGAGAGAATATAAAGCAATTAATGTATCAGAAAATTACCTTGAAATTCATCTTTTCTGGGCTGGCAAAGGATCATTTGGTATTCCTGTTTTGGGTACTTATGGGCCACTGATATCGGCCGTCAGTGCAAAACCAG ATTTTACACCAACTGTAGCTAACAGGCTACCACAAAGGGAAAAGTTTGGCACTGGTACTTTTGTGGCTGCTATTGTTGGCATAGGACTTTTGATCATCTTTTTTGCGGGCGTGGTTCTCTTCATCATCCAAAAAAGCAGAAAGCGCTACACAGATGATGAAG AGCTGCTTAGTATGGACGTAAAACCTTACACTTTTACTTACTCTGAACTTAAAAGTGCCACTCAAGATTTCGATCCCTCAAACAAGCTTGGAGAGGGAGGGTTTGGGTCTGTTTATAAG GGGAACCTGAGTGATGGAAGAGAGATCGCTGTGAAAGTGTTGTCGGTTGGATCCCGACACGGGAAGGGACAATTTGTAGCAGAAATCGTAACAATTTCTACAGTTTTGCATCGCAACCTAGTAAAGCTTTACGGGTGCTGCTATGAAGGAGATCATCGTTTGCTTGTATATGAGTACCTCCCTAATGGAAGTCTCGATCATGCACTATTTGGCCATG GAGGTAAAAAGATTTTACATCTTGATTGGCCAACCCGTTTTGAGATATGCCTGGGAGTAGCCAGAGGTCTAGCCTACCTCCACGAGGAGGCAAGTGTTTGCATAGTACACAGGGATGTGAAGGCCAGCAACATTTTGCTTGACTCTAAGCTTCTCCCAAAAGTTTCTGATTTTGGGCTTGCAAAGCTATACGATGACAAGAAAACCCACATGAGTACCAGAGTGGCAGGGACCAT TGGATATGTTGCGCCAGAGTATGCCATGCGTGGACATCTAACAGAGAAAACGGATGTGTATGCCTTTGGTGTTGTGGCTCTTGAGCTAGTGAGTGGAAGGCCAAACTCTGATGTGAGCCtcggtgaagaaaaaaaatatcttcttgaATGG GCATGGAATTTACACGAGAAAAGCCGTGAAATGGAACTAGTAGATCCTGATCTGATTGAATTCAACATGGAAGAAGTGAAACGCATGATAGGAATTGCTCTGTTGTGCATTCAGACATCTTATGGCTTGAGACCACCCATGTCAAGAGTGGTGGCCATGCTTTCAGGAGACGTTGAGGTCAGTGATGTAACCTCTAAGCCAGGCTACCTAACCGACTGGAGATTTGATGACACCTCTAGCTCCTCTTTCAGCGCCTTTCAAACTAAAGAAACAGACACTTCTTCGTCCTACTCCACAGGGTTTGTGACCCCTAGAAACGGTGACCTTAAGCAAATGCTTGGAGTCAAGATCAATGAGGGGAGATGA
- the LOC104758823 gene encoding probable LRR receptor-like serine/threonine-protein kinase At1g56140 isoform X1 produces the protein MPTCLLLTVWLLLCISCSVHQVRAQNRTGATTTHPDEARALNSIFAAWRIRAPSAWNISGELCSGAAIDEGIVIDDNDYNPLIKCDCNFVNTTICRITALKVFERNVVGPIPPELWTLTYLTNLNLGYNYLTGSLSPAIGNLTRMEWLTFGVNALSGPLPKEIGLLSELRSLAIGVNNFSGSIPAEIGNCAKLLKIYLGTSGLGGGGIPSSFANLVELEEAWLNDLDITGQIPEFIGKWSKLTILKIHGTGLSGPIPSSFSNLTSLIELHLGDISNGSSSLEFIKGTKSLNILVFRNSNLTGTIPSNIGAFSSLKQVDLSFNKLHGPIPASLFNLSGLTHLFLGNNTFNGSLPTQKSQTLSHIDVSNNDLSGSLPSWVSLPNLNLNLVVNNFTLEGLDKRVLPGLKCLQKNFPCNRGKGIYSDFSINCGGSQIRSVSGAVFESDEEDLGLASFFVSDVQRWAATSVGAYAGKINNVWVVNTLDSDSKLFQTARHSSSSVRYYGLGLENGGYTVTLQFAEILILGSNTWKGLGRRPFDIYVQGRLVEKDFDIRRTVGDSTVRVVRREYKAINVSENYLEIHLFWAGKGSFGIPVLGTYGPLISAVSAKPDFTPTVANRLPQREKFGTGTFVAAIVGIGLLIIFFAGVVLFIIQKSRKRYTDDEELLSMDVKPYTFTYSELKSATQDFDPSNKLGEGGFGSVYKGNLSDGREIAVKVLSVGSRHGKGQFVAEIVTISTVLHRNLVKLYGCCYEGDHRLLVYEYLPNGSLDHALFGHGGKKILHLDWPTRFEICLGVARGLAYLHEEASVCIVHRDVKASNILLDSKLLPKVSDFGLAKLYDDKKTHMSTRVAGTIGYVAPEYAMRGHLTEKTDVYAFGVVALELVSGRPNSDVSLGEEKKYLLEWAWNLHEKSREMELVDPDLIEFNMEEVKRMIGIALLCIQTSYGLRPPMSRVVAMLSGDVEVSDVTSKPGYLTDWRFDDTSSSSFSAFQTKETDTSSSYSTGFVTPRNGDLKQMLGVKINEGR, from the exons ATGCCCACGTGTCTGCTACTCACCGTCTGGTTGCTCTTGTGTATCTCCTGTTCGGTTCACCAAGTTCGAGCTCAAAACCGAACTGGAGCCACTACTACTCATCCGGACGAAG CACGAGCCTTGAACTCCATCTTCGCGGCTTGGAGGATCCGTGCTCCGAGCGCATGGAACATCAGCGGTGAACTTTGCTCCGGCGCGGCCATCGATGAGGGAATAGTCATCGACGACAATGACTACAACCCTTTAATCAAATGCGACTGCAATTTCGTCAACACCACAATCTGCCGCATCACAGCACT CAAGGTTTTTGAGAGGAATGTTGTAGGACCTATACCTCCAGAGCTCTGGACTTTGACATACCTCACCAATCT GAATCTGGGTTATAATTATCTTACAGGCTCCCTTTCTCCTGCAATTGGAAATTTGACTCGAATGGAATGGCT GACTTTTGGGGTCAATGCCTTGTCTGGCCCCTTGCCCAAGGAAATTGGTTTGCTTTCAGAATTGAGATCGCT TGCTATTGGTGTAAATAACTTTTCCGGTTCTATACCAGCTGAGATTGGGAATTGTGCGAAACTACTGAAAAT ATATCTTGGAACTTCTGGACTGGGTGGTGGGGGAATACCTTCATCATTTGCTAATCTTGTAGAGCTGGAAGAGgc CTGGCTAAACGATCTGGACATCACTGGTCAGATACCAGAATTTATAGGAAAATGGAGTAAACTTACTATCTT GAAAATTCACGGAACTGGTTTGAGTGGTCCGATACCGTCGTCATTTTCCAACTTAACTTCTTTGATAGAATT GCATCTTGGTGATATATCCAATGGAAGCTCTTCTCTTGAATTCATCAAAGGCACGAAATCTCTAAATATTTT AGTATTTAGGAACAGCAATCTCACTGGGACAATACCCTCTAATATCGGGGCCTTCTCAAGTCTGAAACAAGT TGATTTGAGCTTCAACAAACTACATGGACCAATTCCGGCTTCACTTTTCAACTTAAGTGGACTTACTCACTT GTTTCTTGGAAACAACACGTTCAATGGTTCTTTGCCCACTCAAAAGAGCCAGACGTTGAGCCATAT agATGTTTCGAACAATGATTTGTCTGGTAGTCTTCCTTCATGGGTCAGCTTACCAAACCTGAATCT CAACCTTGTTGTTAACAACTTCACCTTGGAAGGTCTAGACAAGAG ggTTTTACCAGGACTGAAGTGCCTGCAGAAGAACTTCCCTTGCAATCGAGGCAAAGGAATCT ATTCTGACTTTTCGATCAACTGCGGAGGATCACAAATACGGTCTGTTAGCGGAGCAGTATTTGAGAGCGATGAGGAGGATCTTGGATTGGCTTCATTTTTCGTGAGTGATGTTCAGAGATGGGCAGCCACTAGTGTAGGAGCTTATGCCGGAAAGATCAATAATGTATGGGTTGTCAACACTTTGGACTCCGACTCAAAGCTTTTTCAGACAGCAAGACATTCTTCATCTTCCGTAAGGTATTATGGGTTGGGGCTAGAAAATGGAGGCTATACCGTAACACTTCAGTTTGCTGAAATACTGATTCTTGGTTCTAACACATGGAAAGGTCTAGGAAGACGACCTTTCGACATTTATGTCCAG GGAAGACTTGTTGAAAAGGATTTTGATATACGTAGAACAGTTGGTGACTCTACTGTCCGAGTAGTTCGGAGAGAATATAAAGCAATTAATGTATCAGAAAATTACCTTGAAATTCATCTTTTCTGGGCTGGCAAAGGATCATTTGGTATTCCTGTTTTGGGTACTTATGGGCCACTGATATCGGCCGTCAGTGCAAAACCAG ATTTTACACCAACTGTAGCTAACAGGCTACCACAAAGGGAAAAGTTTGGCACTGGTACTTTTGTGGCTGCTATTGTTGGCATAGGACTTTTGATCATCTTTTTTGCGGGCGTGGTTCTCTTCATCATCCAAAAAAGCAGAAAGCGCTACACAGATGATGAAG AGCTGCTTAGTATGGACGTAAAACCTTACACTTTTACTTACTCTGAACTTAAAAGTGCCACTCAAGATTTCGATCCCTCAAACAAGCTTGGAGAGGGAGGGTTTGGGTCTGTTTATAAG GGGAACCTGAGTGATGGAAGAGAGATCGCTGTGAAAGTGTTGTCGGTTGGATCCCGACACGGGAAGGGACAATTTGTAGCAGAAATCGTAACAATTTCTACAGTTTTGCATCGCAACCTAGTAAAGCTTTACGGGTGCTGCTATGAAGGAGATCATCGTTTGCTTGTATATGAGTACCTCCCTAATGGAAGTCTCGATCATGCACTATTTGGCCATG GAGGTAAAAAGATTTTACATCTTGATTGGCCAACCCGTTTTGAGATATGCCTGGGAGTAGCCAGAGGTCTAGCCTACCTCCACGAGGAGGCAAGTGTTTGCATAGTACACAGGGATGTGAAGGCCAGCAACATTTTGCTTGACTCTAAGCTTCTCCCAAAAGTTTCTGATTTTGGGCTTGCAAAGCTATACGATGACAAGAAAACCCACATGAGTACCAGAGTGGCAGGGACCAT TGGATATGTTGCGCCAGAGTATGCCATGCGTGGACATCTAACAGAGAAAACGGATGTGTATGCCTTTGGTGTTGTGGCTCTTGAGCTAGTGAGTGGAAGGCCAAACTCTGATGTGAGCCtcggtgaagaaaaaaaatatcttcttgaATGG GCATGGAATTTACACGAGAAAAGCCGTGAAATGGAACTAGTAGATCCTGATCTGATTGAATTCAACATGGAAGAAGTGAAACGCATGATAGGAATTGCTCTGTTGTGCATTCAGACATCTTATGGCTTGAGACCACCCATGTCAAGAGTGGTGGCCATGCTTTCAGGAGACGTTGAGGTCAGTGATGTAACCTCTAAGCCAGGCTACCTAACCGACTGGAGATTTGATGACACCTCTAGCTCCTCTTTCAGCGCCTTTCAAACTAAAGAAACAGACACTTCTTCGTCCTACTCCACAGGGTTTGTGACCCCTAGAAACGGTGACCTTAAGCAAATGCTTGGAGTCAAGATCAATGAGGGGAGATGA